A genomic stretch from Setaria viridis chromosome 1, Setaria_viridis_v4.0, whole genome shotgun sequence includes:
- the LOC117837687 gene encoding kinesin-like protein KIN-4C isoform X1, translating into MSQSVVNPVRSAGLRVPMETPEAAAAHQQKDSVKVAVNIRPLITMELQDGCTDCVTVTPGEPQVQIGPHVFTFDHVYGNSGPSSSFIFEQCVRPLIDALFSGYNATVLAYGQTGSGKTYTMGTDYSGEGNCGGIIPQVMETIFRKVEASKDGTEFLIRVSFIEIFKEEVFDLLDSNHAAARLDSVSVAKPSAPARVPIQIRETATGGITLAGVTEAEVKSKEEMASYLIRGSSSRATASTNMNRQSSRSHAIFTICVEQKRTSGISDKSASSDYDILSSKFHLVDLAGSERAKRTGADGHRLKEGIHINKGLLALGNVISALGDEKKRKEGAFVPYRDSKLTRLLQDSLGGNSKTVMIACISPADINAEETINTLKYANRARNIQNKAVVNRDPATAEMQKLRSQLEQLQTELLFSRSGSAALEELQLLQKKVSLLELKNSELNHELKERDLSCEQLAERARAAQLERDQLMLKIASARNGKSWDDIENADNGQDVDLLKSYISKIQQLESELMRQNFSNGCRHGLHDQLTMERDILLNDLGSEGEVGTPDASSEVDEEEKEREHSSMQDQLDKELQELDKRLQQKEAEMKQFAKSDTSVLKQHYEKKLNELEQEKKALQKEIENLRHALTNISSSTDESAQKLKENYIQKLNALESQVSELKKKQEAQQQLLRQKQKSDEAAKRLQEDIQRIKSQKVQLQQKIKQESEQFRSWKAAREKEVLQLKKEGRRNEYEMHKLLALNQRQKMVLQRKTEEAAAATKRLKELLEAKKSSRETYGGANGSGMQAVMRAIDDELEVTVRAHELRSYYERQMQERAAISKEIAKLKEESKHKMSDCPQAMSPSARSSRISALENMLSSSSSAMVSMASQLSEAEERERLFNGKGRWHHVRSLPEAKNIMNYLFQLVSSARCQVQDKDATCNEKEHIISELKEKVVVLNSGIRQLEMQVKDLGHQNMQLFTALNNAKKSASSSGNGTGVSDDGQTYALRKSVRSSQYFGYSKNHFNWLDDMDTSDSDYSEEDKMSEESDGDWVKPTRKVRKHRQTVSSHASLNLGCQNTQENAEPEKKPTDEKCILPKDVPSECCSCSKFSSCKTNKCECRGSGAHCGPGCGCKDSKCSNRDSSDNTEIVNQGIMLLENAFSEKDAQDAKTRKPLADIGNNEVNQTAETKKKPRKNWRKSTVQLVTVPLPPSVPETTEAAPRDRADIPLKLPRAMSSASAESNPPPLTDRNAAKPDESVSTGTKESTAATRPPSQLRKNAATEKENQLR; encoded by the exons CCTTCATCATCATTTATATTCGAGCAATGTGTGAGACCGCTGATTGATGCATTGTTCAGTGGATACAACGCTACTGTTCTAGCATATGGGCAG ACGGGTTCTGGCAAGACATATACAATGGGTACTGATTATAGTGGCGAGGGTAACTGTGGAGGGATAATTCCTCAAGTTATGGAGACAATATTCAGAAAAGTTGAAGCCTCAAAGGATGGCACGGAGTTTTTAATTAGGGTGTCTTTTATTGAG ATATTCAAGGAAGAAGTCTTTGATTTGCTCGATTCAAATCATGCTGCTGCAAGACTTGATTCAGTCTCTGTAGCGAAACCATCAGCACCTGCCAGAGTGCCGATTCAAATTCGAGAGACTGCAACCGGAGGCATAACCCTTGCTGGTGTCACAGAGGCTGAGGTGAAGTCAAAAGAGGAAATGGCATCATATTTGATACGTGGTTCCTCATCGCGTGCAACAGCAAGCACAAATATGAATAGGCAGTCAAG TCGCTCTCATGCCATCTTTACAATATGTGTTGAACAAAAGAGAACATCTGGTATATCTGACAAGTCAGCCAGCAGTGACTATGATATATTATCTTCAAAGTTTCACCTGGTTGATCTTGCTGGTTCTGAAAGGGCTAAACGTACTGGAGCAGATGGACACAGACTTAAAGAAG GCATACACATAAATAAAGGCCTTCTAGCTCTTGGCAATGTTATAAGTGCATTAGgtgatgaaaagaaaaggaaagaaggggCATTTGTTCCATATCGGGATAGTAAATTAACCCGCCTTCTGCAG GATTCTCTTGGAGGAAACAGCAAAACTGTTATGATTG CATGCATTAGTCCTGCAGATATAAATGCGGAAGAAACAATAAACACACTCAAATATGCCAATCGTGCACGGAACATCCAAAACAAAGCAGTGGTGAACCGTGACCCAGCTACAGCAGAGATGCAAAAACTGAGGAGCCAGTTGGAGCAGCTTCAAACTGAACTATTGTTTTCACGCAGTGGGAGTGCAGCGTTAGAAGAACTTCAG TTATTGCAGAAAAAGGTCTCTCTACTGGAGCTAAAAAATTCTGAGCTGAACCATGAACTTAAGGAAAGGGACTTGTCTTGTGAGCAGTTGGCAGAACGTGCACGGGCTGCTCAG TTGGAAAGGGATCAGTTAATGCTGAAGATTGCATCCGCAAGGAATGGAAAGTCATGGGATGATATTGAAAATGCTGATAATGGCCAA GATGTGGACCTTTTGAAGAGCTACATATCGAAAATCCAGCAGTTGGAGAGTGAACTGATGCGGCAAAACTTCTCTAATGGTTGCAGACATGGTTTACATGATCAGCTAACCATGGAAAGGGACATTCTTCTAAATGACCTGGGTTCTGAAGGTGAAGTAGGAACGCCTGATGCTTCAA gtgaagttgatgaagaagaaaaggagagagaacATTCATCCATGCAAGACCAACTGGATAAAGAGCTTCAAGAACTAGATAAACGACTTCAGCAAAAGGAG GCAGAGATGAAACAATTTGCCAAGAGCGATACCTCTGTCCTCAAGCAACATTATGAGAAGAAGTTAAATGAGTTGGAGCAAGAAAAGAAAGCCCTTCAG AAAGAAATAGAGAATCTTCGCCATGCATTAACCAATATATCTTCTTCTACGGATGAGAGTGCTCAAAAACTGAAAGAAAACTATATTCAGAAGCTGAACGCACTTGAATCTCAG GTCTCTGAACTCAAGAAAAAGCAGGAAGCTCAACAACAGCTTCTACGGCAGAAACAAAAAAGTGATGAGGCAGCAAAACGATTACAAGAAGATATTCAGCGCATAAAATCTCAGAAG GTTCAACTTCAACAAAAAATCAAGCAGGAATCTGAACAATTTAGATCTTGGAAGGCTGCTCGTGAAAAGGAAGTACTTCAG ctcaagaaggaagggagaCGAAATGAATATGAGATGCACAAGCTCCTGGCCTTAAATCAGAGGCAGAAAATG GTCTTACAGCGGAAAACTGAggaagctgctgctgcaacaAAAAGATTGAAGGAGTTGCTGGAAGCAAAGAAGTCATCTCGTGAAACATATG GAGGTGCGAACGGTTCGGGGATGCAG GCTGTAATGCGAGCTATCGATGATGAACTTGAAGTAACTGTAAGAGCACATGAACTACGCTCATATTACGAGCGACAAATGCAAGA gaGAGCTGCCATATCCAAGGAAATAGCCAAACTAAAGGAGGAATCAAAGCACAAGATGAG TGATTGTCCTCAAGCTATGTCTCCTAGTGCTAGAAGTTCTAGGATCTCCGCATTAGAGAACATGCTATCCTCGTCATCTAGTGCTATGGTGTCTATGGCCTCTCAACTTTCAGAAGCTGAGGAGCGGGAACGTTTATTCAATGGTAAAGGGAGATGGCACCATGTCAGGTCCCTCCCAGAGGCTAAGAACATTATGAACTACCTTTTTCAGTTAGTATCTTCTGCAAG GTGTCAAGTACAGGATAAAGATGCGACTTGTAATGAAAAAGAGCACATCATTAGTGAATTGAAGGAAAAAGTGGTTGTGCTTAATAGTGGGATCAGGCAGTTAGAAATGCAAGTGAAAGATCTAGGCCACCAAAATATGCAG CTTTTCACTGCATTGAACAATGCAAAGAAATCTGCTAGTTCTTCAGGGAATGGCACTGGTGTTTCAGATGATGGTCAGACTTATGCCTTGCGCAAG AGTGTTCGATCTTCTCAGTACTTTGGTTATAGTAAGAACCACTTCAACTGGTTGGACGATATGGACACGTCAGACTCTGATTACTCGGAAGAAGATAAAATGAGCGAGGAGTCTGATGGAGACTGGGTAAAGCCGACCAGAAAAGTTAGAAAGCACCGGCAAACAGTGTCCAGCCATGCAAGTCTTAATCTGGGTTGTCAAAACACACAAGAAAATGCAGAACCAGAGAAGAAGCCCACAGATGAAAAGTGCATTTTGCCCAAAGATGTTCCATCAGAATGCTGCTCATGCTCAAAATTCTCATCATGCAAGACCAACAAGTGCGAGTGCAGAGGCTCAGGTGCACATTGTGGTCCAGGATGTGGTTGTAAGGATTCCAAATGTTCTAATAGGGATTCTTCAGATAATACAGAGATAGTCAATCAGGGAATCATGCTTCTTGAGAACGCTTTCTCTGAGAAGGATGCGCAAGATGCAAAGACAAGAAAGCCTTTGGCCGATATTGGTAATAATGAG GTTAACCAAACTGCAGAGACGAAGAAGAAACCGAGGAAAAACTGGCGCAAGTCGACAGTTCAGCTCGTCACAGTCCCTCTCCCACCCTCTGTGCCAGAGACCACCGAAGCTGCCCCGCGGGACAGAGCCGACATCCCCCTCAAGCTGCCGAGAGCCATGTCTTCTGCATCCGCAGAGAGCAACCCTCCTCCCCTCACGGACCGCAATGCCGCCAAGCCAGACGAGTCCGTGAGCACCGGGACCAAGGAGAGCACGGCTGCCACGAGGCCACCGTCTCAGCTGCGAAAGAACGCTGCCACCGAGAAGGAGAACCAGTTGCGATGA
- the LOC117847382 gene encoding protein RICE SALT SENSITIVE 3 yields the protein MEEQLSPLAVTHLLQHTLRSLCGHDDAQWVYAVFWRILPRNYPPPKWDLQGGIYDRTRGNRRNWILAWEDGFCNFAASACDHEGAAAPAAAAAYTECAAAQEAKQGLQPELFFKMSHDIYNYGEGLIGKVAADHSHKWVFQEAQQQQENEINLVSSWSNPADSHPRTWEAQFQSGIKTIALIAVREGVVQLGSMKKVAEDLSYVVMLRRKFGYLESIPGVLLPHPSSAAFPAAGCAAVIGGPADAAAACGWPPGLVPTPMDLYDPYGQAAAAAAAAAQMHIVPSMSSLEALLSKLPSVDPAAAGSLAATMMAKDEADAAERGECHGGAADVAAGCGGEGTSVAAAAATTTTAAAAPYYINVAKPSEGF from the exons ATGGAGGAGCAGCTGAGCCCGCTGGCGGTGACGCACCTGCTGCAGCACACGCTGCGCAGCCTCTGCGGCCACGACGACGCGCAGTGGGTGTACGCCGTCTTCTGGCGGATCCTCCCCAGGAACTACCCGCCCCCCAA ATGGGATCTCCAGGGCGGCATCTACGACCGGACCAGAGGGAACAGGAGGAACTG GATCCTGGCATGGGAGGATGGGTTCTGCAACTTCGCGGCCTCTGCTTGTGACCACGAGGGCGCAgctgcccctgccgccgccgccgcctacacGGAGTGTGCCGCCGCGCAGGAGGCCAAGCAGGGCCTGCAGCCCGAGCTCTTCTTCAAGATGTCCCACGACATCTACAACTACGGCGAAGG GTTGATAGGGAAAGTGGCAGCCGACCACAGCCACAAATGGGTGTTCCAGgaggcccagcagcagcaggagaacGAGATCAACCTCGTCTCATCCTGGAGCAACCCTGCCGATTCT CATCCGAGGACATGGGAGGCGCAGTTCCAGTCTGGTATCAAG ACCATTGCCCTCATCGCCGTCAGAGAAGGCGTCGTGCAGCTTGGCTCCATGAAGAAG GTGGCGGAGGACCTGAGCTACGTGGTGATGCTGCGCCGGAAGTTCGGATACCTGGAGAGCATCCCGGGGGTGCTGCTGCCGCACCCGTCGTCGGCCGCGTTCCCGGCGGCCGGGTGCGCGGCCGTCATCGGCGGccccgcggacgccgccgccgcctgcggctGGCCGCCGGGGCTCGTGCCGACGCCGATGGACCTCTACGACCCCTACGGccaggcagcggcggccgccgccgccgcggcgcagaTGCACATCGTGCCGTCGATGAGCAGCCTGGAGGCGCTGCTGTCGAAGCTGCCCTCGGTCGACCCCGCAGCCGCCGGCAGCCTGGCGGCCACGATGATGGCCAAGGACGAGGCCGACGCCGCGGAGCGCGGCGAGTgccacggcggcgcggccgacgtCGCCGCGGGGTGCGGTGGCGAGGGCACcagcgttgccgccgccgccgccactactACTactgccgccgcggcgccctaCTACATCAACGTGGCCAAGCCCAGCGAGGGCTTCTAg
- the LOC117838672 gene encoding uncharacterized protein, translating to MWNRELFLMTRKELPRHLPCGAGGRKLQAQKNQKAEQKAKRRGEGTRALKLLESRNPRPRAPSPSGLTRPIRYKMHKLGRGSRDKVQQFMVITGASEKVALQALKTSDWHLEGAFDVFYSQPQVAVANTRHLEELYNRYKDPDADMIMVEGISQLCNDLQVDPQDIVMLVISWHMKASTMCEFTRQEFVGGLQSIGVDSIEKLRDKLPSLRAELKDDQKFREIYNFAFAWAREKGQKSLALETAIGMWRLLFADRNWPLIDHWCQFLQVRHNKAISRDTWAQLLEFVKTVDPQLTNYDEEGAWPYLIDEFVDYLKENGVVQHRQ from the exons ATGTGGAATCGTGAACTTTTTTTAATGACACGTAAGGAATTGCCCCGTCATCTCCCGTGTGGAGCGGGGGGAAGGAAATTGCAAGCACAGAAAAACCAAAAGGCAGAACAGAAGGCCAAACGCAGAGGAGAGGGCACAAGAGCGCTGAAGCTTCTCGAGAGTCGAAACCCTAGACCGCGCGCCCCCTCGCCATCCGGCCTTACACGCCCGATCCGATACAAGATG CATAAGCTGGGGAGAGGAAGCCGCGACAAGGTGCAGCAGTTCATGGTCATAACTGGCGCAAG TGAGAAGGTCGCGCTTCAGGCTCTTAAAACTAGTGACTGGCACTTGGAAGGAGCTTTTGATGTTTTCTACAGCCAACCACAAGTTGCTGTTGCAAATACTCGACATCTGGAAGAGCTGTACAACAGATATAAAG ACCCGGATGCTGATATGATAATGGTGGAAGGCATATCACAGTTGTGCAACGATTTGCAG GTGGATCCTCAAGATATTGTTATG CTTGTCATTTCGTGGCATATGAAAGCTTCTACAATGTGTGAATTCACTCGCCAGGAGTTCGTTGGTGGACTGCAGTCAATTGG AGTGGATTCAATAGAGAAGCTTCGTGATAAGTTACCTTCACTACGAGCTGAGCTTAAAGATGATC AGAAGTTTCGTGAAATATACAATTTTGCATTTGCCTGGGCAAGGGAAAAG GGTCAGAAATCTCTCGCATTGGAGACTGCTATTGGCATGTGGCGGCTGCTGTTTGCTGACAGGAACTGGCCTCTCATCGACCACTGGTGCCAGTTTCTACAG GTAAGGCACAATAAAGCTATCTCCAGGGATACATGGGCGCAGTTATTGGAATTTGTGAAG ACAGTTGATCCCCAACTAACCAACTATGATGAAGAAGGTGCTTGGCCCTACCTAATCGACGAGTTTGTGGACTACTTGAAGGAGAATGGTGTTGTCCAGCATAGACAGTGA
- the LOC117837687 gene encoding kinesin-like protein KIN-4C isoform X2: MSQSVVNPVRSAGLRVPMETPEAAAAHQQKDSVKVAVNIRPLITMELQDGCTDCVTVTPGEPQVQIGPHVFTFDHVYGNSGPSSSFIFEQCVRPLIDALFSGYNATVLAYGQTGSGKTYTMGTDYSGEGNCGGIIPQVMETIFRKVEASKDGTEFLIRVSFIEIFKEEVFDLLDSNHAAARLDSVSVAKPSAPARVPIQIRETATGGITLAGVTEAEVKSKEEMASYLIRGSSSRATASTNMNRQSSRSHAIFTICVEQKRTSGISDKSASSDYDILSSKFHLVDLAGSERAKRTGADGHRLKEGIHINKGLLALGNVISALGDEKKRKEGAFVPYRDSKLTRLLQDSLGGNSKTVMIACISPADINAEETINTLKYANRARNIQNKAVVNRDPATAEMQKLRSQLEQLQTELLFSRSGSAALEELQLLQKKVSLLELKNSELNHELKERDLSCEQLAERARAAQLERDQLMLKIASARNGKSWDDIENADNGQDVDLLKSYISKIQQLESELMRQNFSNGCRHGLHDQLTMERDILLNDLGSEGEVGTPDASISSGEVDEEEKEREHSSMQDQLDKELQELDKRLQQKEAEMKQFAKSDTSVLKQHYEKKLNELEQEKKALQKEIENLRHALTNISSSTDESAQKLKENYIQKLNALESQVSELKKKQEAQQQLLRQKQKSDEAAKRLQEDIQRIKSQKVQLQQKIKQESEQFRSWKAAREKEVLQLKKEGRRNEYEMHKLLALNQRQKMVLQRKTEEAAAATKRLKELLEAKKSSRETYGGANGSGMQAVMRAIDDELEVTVRAHELRSYYERQMQERAAISKEIAKLKEESKHKMSDCPQAMSPSARSSRISALENMLSSSSSAMVSMASQLSEAEERERLFNGKGRWHHVRSLPEAKNIMNYLFQLVSSARCQVQDKDATCNEKEHIISELKEKVVVLNSGIRQLEMQVKDLGHQNMQLFTALNNAKKSASSSGNGTGVSDDGQTYALRKSVRSSQYFGYSKNHFNWLDDMDTSDSDYSEEDKMSEESDGDWVKPTRKVRKHRQTVSSHASLNLGCQNTQENAEPEKKPTDEKCILPKDVPSECCSCSKFSSCKTNKCECRGSGAHCGPGCGCKDSKCSNRDSSDNTEIVNQGIMLLENAFSEKDAQDAKTRKPLADIGNNEVNQTAETKKKPRKNWRKSTVQLVTVPLPPSVPETTEAAPRDRADIPLKLPRAMSSASAESNPPPLTDRNAAKPDESVSTGTKESTAATRPPSQLRKNAATEKENQLR, encoded by the exons CCTTCATCATCATTTATATTCGAGCAATGTGTGAGACCGCTGATTGATGCATTGTTCAGTGGATACAACGCTACTGTTCTAGCATATGGGCAG ACGGGTTCTGGCAAGACATATACAATGGGTACTGATTATAGTGGCGAGGGTAACTGTGGAGGGATAATTCCTCAAGTTATGGAGACAATATTCAGAAAAGTTGAAGCCTCAAAGGATGGCACGGAGTTTTTAATTAGGGTGTCTTTTATTGAG ATATTCAAGGAAGAAGTCTTTGATTTGCTCGATTCAAATCATGCTGCTGCAAGACTTGATTCAGTCTCTGTAGCGAAACCATCAGCACCTGCCAGAGTGCCGATTCAAATTCGAGAGACTGCAACCGGAGGCATAACCCTTGCTGGTGTCACAGAGGCTGAGGTGAAGTCAAAAGAGGAAATGGCATCATATTTGATACGTGGTTCCTCATCGCGTGCAACAGCAAGCACAAATATGAATAGGCAGTCAAG TCGCTCTCATGCCATCTTTACAATATGTGTTGAACAAAAGAGAACATCTGGTATATCTGACAAGTCAGCCAGCAGTGACTATGATATATTATCTTCAAAGTTTCACCTGGTTGATCTTGCTGGTTCTGAAAGGGCTAAACGTACTGGAGCAGATGGACACAGACTTAAAGAAG GCATACACATAAATAAAGGCCTTCTAGCTCTTGGCAATGTTATAAGTGCATTAGgtgatgaaaagaaaaggaaagaaggggCATTTGTTCCATATCGGGATAGTAAATTAACCCGCCTTCTGCAG GATTCTCTTGGAGGAAACAGCAAAACTGTTATGATTG CATGCATTAGTCCTGCAGATATAAATGCGGAAGAAACAATAAACACACTCAAATATGCCAATCGTGCACGGAACATCCAAAACAAAGCAGTGGTGAACCGTGACCCAGCTACAGCAGAGATGCAAAAACTGAGGAGCCAGTTGGAGCAGCTTCAAACTGAACTATTGTTTTCACGCAGTGGGAGTGCAGCGTTAGAAGAACTTCAG TTATTGCAGAAAAAGGTCTCTCTACTGGAGCTAAAAAATTCTGAGCTGAACCATGAACTTAAGGAAAGGGACTTGTCTTGTGAGCAGTTGGCAGAACGTGCACGGGCTGCTCAG TTGGAAAGGGATCAGTTAATGCTGAAGATTGCATCCGCAAGGAATGGAAAGTCATGGGATGATATTGAAAATGCTGATAATGGCCAA GATGTGGACCTTTTGAAGAGCTACATATCGAAAATCCAGCAGTTGGAGAGTGAACTGATGCGGCAAAACTTCTCTAATGGTTGCAGACATGGTTTACATGATCAGCTAACCATGGAAAGGGACATTCTTCTAAATGACCTGGGTTCTGAAGGTGAAGTAGGAACGCCTGATGCTTCAA TatcttcaggtgaagttgatgaagaagaaaaggagagagaacATTCATCCATGCAAGACCAACTGGATAAAGAGCTTCAAGAACTAGATAAACGACTTCAGCAAAAGGAG GCAGAGATGAAACAATTTGCCAAGAGCGATACCTCTGTCCTCAAGCAACATTATGAGAAGAAGTTAAATGAGTTGGAGCAAGAAAAGAAAGCCCTTCAG AAAGAAATAGAGAATCTTCGCCATGCATTAACCAATATATCTTCTTCTACGGATGAGAGTGCTCAAAAACTGAAAGAAAACTATATTCAGAAGCTGAACGCACTTGAATCTCAG GTCTCTGAACTCAAGAAAAAGCAGGAAGCTCAACAACAGCTTCTACGGCAGAAACAAAAAAGTGATGAGGCAGCAAAACGATTACAAGAAGATATTCAGCGCATAAAATCTCAGAAG GTTCAACTTCAACAAAAAATCAAGCAGGAATCTGAACAATTTAGATCTTGGAAGGCTGCTCGTGAAAAGGAAGTACTTCAG ctcaagaaggaagggagaCGAAATGAATATGAGATGCACAAGCTCCTGGCCTTAAATCAGAGGCAGAAAATG GTCTTACAGCGGAAAACTGAggaagctgctgctgcaacaAAAAGATTGAAGGAGTTGCTGGAAGCAAAGAAGTCATCTCGTGAAACATATG GAGGTGCGAACGGTTCGGGGATGCAG GCTGTAATGCGAGCTATCGATGATGAACTTGAAGTAACTGTAAGAGCACATGAACTACGCTCATATTACGAGCGACAAATGCAAGA gaGAGCTGCCATATCCAAGGAAATAGCCAAACTAAAGGAGGAATCAAAGCACAAGATGAG TGATTGTCCTCAAGCTATGTCTCCTAGTGCTAGAAGTTCTAGGATCTCCGCATTAGAGAACATGCTATCCTCGTCATCTAGTGCTATGGTGTCTATGGCCTCTCAACTTTCAGAAGCTGAGGAGCGGGAACGTTTATTCAATGGTAAAGGGAGATGGCACCATGTCAGGTCCCTCCCAGAGGCTAAGAACATTATGAACTACCTTTTTCAGTTAGTATCTTCTGCAAG GTGTCAAGTACAGGATAAAGATGCGACTTGTAATGAAAAAGAGCACATCATTAGTGAATTGAAGGAAAAAGTGGTTGTGCTTAATAGTGGGATCAGGCAGTTAGAAATGCAAGTGAAAGATCTAGGCCACCAAAATATGCAG CTTTTCACTGCATTGAACAATGCAAAGAAATCTGCTAGTTCTTCAGGGAATGGCACTGGTGTTTCAGATGATGGTCAGACTTATGCCTTGCGCAAG AGTGTTCGATCTTCTCAGTACTTTGGTTATAGTAAGAACCACTTCAACTGGTTGGACGATATGGACACGTCAGACTCTGATTACTCGGAAGAAGATAAAATGAGCGAGGAGTCTGATGGAGACTGGGTAAAGCCGACCAGAAAAGTTAGAAAGCACCGGCAAACAGTGTCCAGCCATGCAAGTCTTAATCTGGGTTGTCAAAACACACAAGAAAATGCAGAACCAGAGAAGAAGCCCACAGATGAAAAGTGCATTTTGCCCAAAGATGTTCCATCAGAATGCTGCTCATGCTCAAAATTCTCATCATGCAAGACCAACAAGTGCGAGTGCAGAGGCTCAGGTGCACATTGTGGTCCAGGATGTGGTTGTAAGGATTCCAAATGTTCTAATAGGGATTCTTCAGATAATACAGAGATAGTCAATCAGGGAATCATGCTTCTTGAGAACGCTTTCTCTGAGAAGGATGCGCAAGATGCAAAGACAAGAAAGCCTTTGGCCGATATTGGTAATAATGAG GTTAACCAAACTGCAGAGACGAAGAAGAAACCGAGGAAAAACTGGCGCAAGTCGACAGTTCAGCTCGTCACAGTCCCTCTCCCACCCTCTGTGCCAGAGACCACCGAAGCTGCCCCGCGGGACAGAGCCGACATCCCCCTCAAGCTGCCGAGAGCCATGTCTTCTGCATCCGCAGAGAGCAACCCTCCTCCCCTCACGGACCGCAATGCCGCCAAGCCAGACGAGTCCGTGAGCACCGGGACCAAGGAGAGCACGGCTGCCACGAGGCCACCGTCTCAGCTGCGAAAGAACGCTGCCACCGAGAAGGAGAACCAGTTGCGATGA